The genomic segment TATTGATAGTAAAATTTAATTACTATTctgaaataatattttctgCTAATTCTTCTTACGGGGGATTTTTAAAACAGTTTTAATTTTCACTAATTAGAGAGTTATTCTGTGCGACACTTCGATGAATACTCTTGATATATTTTAATCCATcatgtttaattaatcatttgatgaattcaaaataaaaacattAGATTCCACCTTATGCTCAATTAAATATGCATATTGTATTTTTCAAGAGGTAACTTGGATGGTGGGATTTGGTGAGTCCCTACGAAGAGGTCAGAGTTTTAGTCCTTCCGTATCTCTGTCATCTTAGTTTTGAGTCTGTCATACATTGATTGTCGATTATAGTTTACTGATAAGTATGGTTTGTAGGATGAAAAAAATGCATATGTTTTTACTTGGGAAAAAAATTACTCTGTGTGATGATTATTTTTTCCTGTCTGTCCAATAGATATTAgtaattatatattcaaatattattttaaagatttttattaacataataaaaaaatatggaaTTCACTTTATGAACAACGacatcattattatttttaggaAAGGAAAAACAcatgaaaaagtttttttttttttttttttttattactacAACCAATCTCCTAATCGAACCAAATTGAATTGCAAAATCCTCAGAGAAGTAATTAtgtaagataaaattttatcggtgtgtCATTTTCACATTGCAATCAATCTAGCGGAACTTTCTATATCTCTGATGGGTTtgtgatttttatttaattaagttttaATTGTAGATCGTttcattgagattgatcagaaaaaagaaaagaataaaTGAACATATTGCTAATATTTAGCTCCTACAGGGGCTAATTGCCAATATTTAGTTTTAGAGGAAGGTTCATTTGCAATTTTGAGATCATATCAATTTGTCCATAAATACCATTCATTTTTTACTTTGGAGGTAGGTGCTTTTGAGTTCTTAAAGTTCTtccttttttatatattttggaGGTGACTGTTGACTTCATCGTCAGAGGGTTTTTCGTCGGGGATTCTCTAACATTTGTTCGTGAAGCAGGTGACAGCCCCGAGAAGACAATTAATTGGATTTTCATTTTGTTAGCTGATTCATAGGAGCACGAGGCCAATCAATTCTCTGTTTTAGGTATTCATTGTAAGACCCGCATCAATCTCAAACATTAAGACAATAAGAGTAATATGCATCAAACATGCACTTTCACTCTTATTTTTCATTCATTAACtccaaaaatatttatgtaacATCCATTATTAGGTACTAACATCAGAATACACGTATTGCAtgtttatacatttttttttaaaaaaaaaattagtttcatCAACTTCCATAAATAGGTCAAGTGTGTGTgtctataaatatatatatattctggCTTTGAAAACAAGCTCTGATGCATATAAGATGTTTCCAATTTCGCCAAAAACAACTTTCTATGCGCGAatgattttataaattattaatgAACATTAACACGATggaggtttttttttaaaaaaaagagaaaaaaaatttcaataaatGAAGTGGTCCACACGTGCCTGTCGTTATGAAGGAAATAATGGGAAATATTGACAAAAATTTacgaatttattaaatttatgaccaaaaatatattttcagaGAAAAATGGTAGtttttgttgtgaaaaagtaaaaatttatggtaaaaagtaaaaatctcaaactctcaaaatttaccaaactacacactttataatatttttctctctactcaattgtgattttcttcacaaatgagagatctatttataggaaatctttacaaataatccaaaaaataaaatacatcattacctacatcatcacacactaattttcaatatttacaactcttattttcaacattcaaatattcaacattcaaatattcaatacacacattttaaatattatttttcaatactcccccttgtgatgatgatcatgatacgatgatgtcttcattacgtgtttttgtactgcctcgttaaaaaccttacttggaaaaacccattgggataaaaaccatagtaagggaaaaagagtgcagtcacgtaaactccccctcatgttgacacgacaattcttcacaaatttcgtagattgcgcatcccaatattatatatatgctttctgaatattgacgtaggaagcgcctttgtgaagagatctgatgaattttcacttgattgaatgtgacgaacatcaatacatttattcttctcaagcttcttggtgaatgcgaagaacttaggaggaatatgtttagttctgtcgctttttatgtatccttctttcatttgagcaacacatgcagcattattttcatatagtatcacaggcttctcgtcgaatgataatccgcatgagatttggatatgttgggtcattgattttaaccacactcattcacgacttgcttcatgtagtgcaataatctcggcatgatttgatgaagttgttacgagcgtttgtttctgtgaacgccaagaaattgcagtgcctccacgagtaaatacatatccagtttgggaacgtgccttgtgtggatcagataagtatccagcatcagcataaccaattatacttggattagtatcttttgaatataaaagtcccaagtctgtcgttcctcgtagataacggaatatatgtttaattcagttccagtgtctctttgttggatatgtgctaaatcttgccaacaaatttacggcaaaagatatatcgggcctcgtacaatttgtaagatacataagggcaccgatagcacttagatatggtacttctgaaCCAAGAAtagcttcatcatcttcacatggtcggaatggatccttttctatgtttaatgatctaacaaccattggagtacttaaaggatttgctttatccatattaaaacgtttaaggatcttttctgtataatttgtctggtgaacaaacattccacattctttttgttcaatttgtaaacccagacaatacttggtttttccaagatccttcatttcaaattcttccttcaagtatgacacaacttcttgaatttctttattcgttccaatgatgtttaaatcatcaacatatacagcaataattacgcatccggatgttgttttcttaatgaaaacacaatggcatattgaattatttacatatccctttttcatcaagtgatcacttagtcgattataccacattcgacctgattgctttaacccatataatgatctttgtaatttcacagaataacattccttgggttttgaactttgtgcttcaggcatcttaaatccttcagggattttcatatatatattactatcaagtgatccatataagtaagctgtaacaacatccataagacgcatttctaaattttcagataccgccaagctaatcaaataccgaaacgtaattgcatccatcacaggagaatacgtttcttcataatcaattccaggcctttgagaaaaaccttgtgcaacaagtcgagctttatatcttactatttcatttttctcatttcgttttcgaataaaaacccatttgtatccaacaggttttacaccttcaggtgtaaggactataggtccaaaaaacattacgtttatttagcgaatttaattcaacctggatggcatctttccattttatccaatcctgccgatttttacattcaccaaaagattttggttcatgatcttcgttatcatttatgatgtcgattgccacattataagaaaatatatcatcaatttcatctatatcttttcagttccatatttttccagtattaatataattgatagagatttcatgattctcgtcagtttgtggttctgacagaacattttcatcatcatgtgtttcttcaggaacatcattctctattttgtgatcatcatgtgtttcttcagaaacgtcattctttattttgtgatcatcgtgtttctctatgaattttctttttcgaggatttttatccttggaaccgactggtcttccacgcttcaggcgtttaatgacatcatgagtatcttccatttgtttctttggaatttcaattcgagcaggggcatttgcagcatgtatatatgatttagttaccccttttgtgtctgcaaatgcatctggtatttgatttgctattctttgcaagtgtacaatttgttgtacatctttttcacattgttttgttcttggatccagatgtaacaatgatgatacataccatgtaatttccttttcagtatgtttctgttctccccctaacattgggaagatttcctcattaaaatgacaatcagcaaaacgtgctgtgaacacgtcgcctgtctgaggttcaatatatcgaatgattgatggactatcataaccgatataaattccaacctttctttgaggtcccattttctttcgttgcggtggtgcaataggcacatacaccatacatccaaaaattctcagatgagaaatgtctggttctttaccaaatgcaatctgcaatggggagtatttatgatatgcacttggtctgatgcgaattaatgaagcagcgtgtaaaattgcatgtccccatatagaaatagggagctttgttttcataatcattggtctagcaatcatttgcagacgtttaatcaatgattcagccaatccattctgtatatgtacatgagcaacaggatgctcaacaatgattcccatagacatacaataatcattgaaagtttgggaagtaaattcaccagcattatcaagtctaattttcttgattgtataatcggaaaattgattcctcaattttattatttgagcaagtaatcttgcaaatgcaacatttcgagttgataataaacatacatgtgaccatctgctggaggcatcaatcaataccataaagtatctgaatggtccacatggtggatggattggtccacaaatatcaccctgaatacgttcaagaaacattggtgatttagtttggattttgactggtgatggtcttataataagttttccaagagaacatgctttacattgaaacctattattctgaaagatcttctggtctttcagtggatgaccatgtgtattttctataattcttcacatcattgttgaaccaggatgtcccaatcgatcatgccaattggttaatatcgaagaattatcaactaccatgtttgattcaatgagacttatatgtgtataatgcaatccagtagggagcattggtagtttttcaatcacatatttctttcctgatttatatgtgataagacacatatatttctcattcccttcattcattgtttgagtatcatacccatgggaatatatatcattaaaactcaacaaatttcttttcgattgtggtgaatataaagcatcattgataaaaatttttgtaccattaggtaacaaaaattgtgctttaccacattctttaatcaagtctacagaacctgatattgtattcacccttgtttttgttggttttagttccaagaaatatcttttatctcggaggatagtatgcgttgtaccactatcgggtatgcaaacttcagctttgctcatagtatttttcatatttcaacttcaaaaaatatatgcaatgaaataaaattactgacaataaaatgcaaaaatatagcacacaataaaacattatcatatgggtacataaaatattttacatatttattccaccagcaaattgatcattgtctgataaatcaatcagaaaatctccagcatcaaaatgagttgaatcactcaaaggttcactttgttcagtgaagttggtcttcttttctttcccctttaatgattctttataaagtttacaaagatgctcaggggctcgacaaatacgggaccaatgtcctggagtaccacatctgaaacaagaactttcatatctttttgagtgattttcattaacactcatattttcatgatgccttttctgtggatggtttgggacgttcttttgagatgagttataaaagtaactatctcgattattttcaaaaccacggccgcgtccacgaccacgaccacgaccacttccacgtccacatccacgaccacgacctcgatttcgtcctcgaccaaaatcttgtttataactttgattttggtttccagatttaaattcatttttgcttacgacatttacttcaggaaatgccgttgaaccagtgggtcgtgcctgatgatttctcactaaattcatttgttcgaatctttcttttaatcccttccacaaagccattgGATGccaacgcaaaaatatcatggcttttgtcttttcttgggatgtcgatatgccattttcttttatggtctcatttagacccaatgactcaagatgcatttatacatcgagagtccatggcatataatttttttccgtgatatcaagagcaatgaattcgagttttgccaagtttgacatgatggtactaaaaaaaattacgatgcattttattagttaatgaatattgcaatacaaagtaatggataaacaacaagtacaagtatttgtaaaaataaagaaaacacacgaggaggatattctccgataaataaaagactcgtgagtatgataaccaaaataattaaaaatatccttgagaaagccatcttcttttttcttcgaaaaatttgatgatgaataatttttagagaagaagagaaagttggagtgatggaatgtgtttgtgagatcatatttatagggcaaaaactagccgttttttaccatttatgaccgttggggtacaaaaaaaataaaggtatgtatttgtataattttatggtaataatatgatatatataatattagacatgtttaaataattatgtatatcatatcataatattataatgagtgtcataatttattttgtttaaaaaccttataggcttttatacttgtcgtatcccttaccgggagtgtgggatgtcgtcttaacatcctcccaggatttataacaagtttatgaaaaatttatttttattatttctaataataacattatattgtatattaaataaatacacaataaataaataacagtaaaataaatataattatttttgttacctttttcttctgtttggagcttggaaaagtatgtaggacttttagagcttcgtgctgataacgtgttgtgaaaaagtaaaaatttatggtaaaaagtaaaaatctcaaactctcaaaatttaccaaactacacactttataatatttttctctctactcaattgtgattttcttcacaaatgagagatctatttataggaaatctttacaaataatccaaaaaataaaatacatcattacctacatcatcacacactaattttcaatatttacaactcttattttcaacattcaaatattcaacattcaaatattcaatacacacattttaaatattatttttcaatagtTTTTTGTAAGTTGTTTTGTCTTCCATTAATCAAACAGAACCCGTACAACAGTCCTAAGCTATAATTTACAACTGACCTAGACATGATATGTTACAAAAAGAATTGATGTAAGAATAATTGTGATATACTTCGTTGTGTTCAATATATATGTGTGATTTTAACTAGATGAAAATTAACATTATTTGTGGATAACATTTCAAAACTGATTATATATAAATGTGATACCAAGTAGATGAAGAAACAATGTCAGTGGACAATATATCaaaactaatatatatatatacataaaaggTAGACAATTATTAGCAGCAAGATTCATCTTTTGCTCTATTGTTCAACATATATGATAAGGGATAATAAACCAGAAACACGAAGAGAGAAATTGCAGGGAAAGGAAATGGAGAGAGAAAATGAAGGGAAAACGTCATCAAAATTCAAGAGGATTTGTGTGTTTTGTGGGAGTAGCCAAGGCAAGAAAACTAGCTATCAAGAATCTGCTATTGAACTGGGAAAAGTTTTGGTAATATTCGTATTTTCTTCGCTTTCTTTCCTATTGAACAAAGTTggcatttttttattatttttgttattttgttcAGTGGGTATGTTGTAATATGTTGCTTTATTTTCAAATGGGCTGTGGAAAATCTATTCTAAACCTTTGCAACTTTCATCGTTATTTCTTGGAATTCGACCTGAAATCGCTTCAAGAGTTTCTTCAGTTCATCTCTCTCTTTCTTTCCCTTAGAAATTCACGGTGTTTTTGCattttggatttttaaaatttcattgcATTCGCCattgatttttatattaatattttactCCGTATTCTCTCATGCACGTAGTGTTCCCAGTCCTCAAACATGTAGAATCTTCATTTTTGTTTCTTCTTTCTGTTACTCCCTCCAGAATTTAAATAGCAAAAATCCCGCATTAGTTTCAGATAGATTTCCAGTTTAGATTCAACTTCACATTTGTCCAGTCAATTCATCAATGGTGTCCCTTAATTTTAGCAGTGAGGttcatattttattaaaataacatTTGTATATAACTTAAAAAGTACTCCCACGCAGTATATCACTCGTAAATTGTAATCTTATTATAATGACTATTAGTATAATAATTTTTTCGGCTTTGTTTTCTGTACTTTTTCCGGAGTTTTTTGGGaactataatattaatatatctgCGTGTTTTAAAAGGTTTCAAGCAACATTGATTTGGTCTACGGAGGAGGTAGCATTGGCTTAATGGGGTTGGTTTCTCAAGCTGTTCACAATGGCGGTAGGCATGTCATTGGGTAAGGTTCTTGTTTTTTGAATTTCTAATTGTATTCGCATTGAATCTTTGGACTAAAAAGGTTGTAAAATAGCCCCCCAAAAAaatgagatttttactttttccaAGATTACTAATCGAGATTAGCTTGTTATGTTTGGTTTTGTAAGTGATATTTGTCATGTTATTGTCTCCCTATGCAGGGTGATTCCCAAGACTCTCATGCCTATAGAGGTATGTATTGTCTGCTATGATTTAAAAGTAGaccttatattaataataataaataagtaAAATAAACTAGAAATTCAACAAAAGATTTTACTAATCCTTTAGGCCTTTTCTCTTATGATGGCTCTAGCTGCAGTAGATTCTTAGATTGCTCGCTTATTCATCAATAACCAATTCTTATTactattttccattttttttactGAATCTGTGTATTTTCTCCTCTTTGAAGAAATGCGATCAATCTGATGTTCTCCTTGATTCTGACAACATGGAAAAATGGAAATCCTTGTGTCTTGTTTGGTCTTTTACAACCTTATCCACAGTATAGTACTTAGGTGGCTGGTGTTTTTTCACAACAATTTATGCATTTTTGGACTCTAGTGTTCTCCAAGATTTTTCCTTTTCTGTTTCACCCCCACCCCATATTCGCTCTGCTGCGTTCTTGTATTCTTCTATATTGGCCttttatgtgattttaaaagttattcaagtgtatgtatatgtttttatctGGTAGTAAATCTACCACTTGCTCTGGTGTTGCTGACTTTCAAGATTCTTGGATTAGTCACCCTTCTTTTATTGCAAAAAGTGCCCAGCGCCTAAATGTGATTaaattttcttggttttggatTTTATCCGACACTTTGAATTAATGGGATCGAGTAAATTTTTTGCAGTTAACCGGTGTAACCGTCGGGGAAGTGAAGGCAGTTGCTGATATGCATCAAAGGAAAGCTGAGATGGCTAGGCATTCAGATGCTTTTATTGCCTTACCAGGTTGGTATTATGCCTAAATGAGCGGACCTAGGACGAGGGGGTTAGTTTTAATGGATTTAGGTGGTGCAACCTGTGGTACTAAAAAAAGtaaactgaaatttcaaaattgtttTGTCTGTCTGAAGAAAGACAAAACACACTTCTCCTGTGACTTTCTAATGAGCTTTCAGAAAAATTACACCGAAGATTTGAAAGTCAGCAAtaaattaacaagttaattTAGTCAAAATGGATGTTTTTAAGAAACTTGCGCACGATAAAAGAAGGTAGGAGTCGTCCCTACTCCTACTAGTTTCCTCCAATGAGTCCGGTTCCGGTTACACTGAAGATTGGCTCGACAGAACTCATGCTCACCTCTTCCAAGAATGTACATCCTTTCATTGTACTGAGTCGGTTTAATGGTTGGATTTCATTCCAAGACCAAGTTCAGTCAAGGAATCAGAGAGTACAAAGCATCCTGATTTTTTCTATCATGTTACCTTGAGTGAAATCATTGCTGAAATGCTTTACTATATGATTATGTCTTCCACTACCTGTATATGCCAGGACAGACAAGGGACAAGTTAACAAAGTTCAAAGGGATATATGTTTCTCTTAATCTTTAAGCGTCAACATGACATTTATTGTATGTGAATCGAGCAAATTTCGAGACTCAAATCTGGTTAACCCGAAATATGCAGGTGGTTATGGAACTTTGGAGGAATTACTCGAAGTCATAACTTGGGCTCAGCTTGGAATTCATGATAAGCCGGTATACGTATCAAGAAAAACTAAGAAACTCATGGATCTAAATGTGGTGAAGGGGGCCATATATTAAGGTATCATGATCATTTTCGCAGGTTGGATTGCTGAATGTGGATGGATATTATAATTCCCTATTGTCGTTCATTGACAAAGCTGTAGAGGAAGGCTTCATTTGTCCAAATGCTCGTCACATTATCATATCTGCAACAACCTCGAAGGAACTTGTAAAGAAACTGGAGGTAAGATTTACCATTTTTTAGTACAATCTCCCGGCAAAGAACCTCAAAACACACTGAAAGATTAACTGTTTCAAACTTATAGTTGAGGCCCATAATTGCTCAAATCTTTGTGATCTGTAGGAATATGTACCTCGCCATGAAAGGGTTGCTTCGAAATTgagttgggagattgagcagcTCGGTTACcccagaaaaattat from the Primulina tabacum isolate GXHZ01 chromosome 16, ASM2559414v2, whole genome shotgun sequence genome contains:
- the LOC142528632 gene encoding cytokinin riboside 5'-monophosphate phosphoribohydrolase LOG3-like, producing the protein MIRDNKPETRREKLQGKEMERENEGKTSSKFKRICVFCGSSQGKKTSYQESAIELGKVLVSSNIDLVYGGGSIGLMGLVSQAVHNGGRHVIGVIPKTLMPIELTGVTVGEVKAVADMHQRKAEMARHSDAFIALPGGYGTLEELLEVITWAQLGIHDKPVGLLNVDGYYNSLLSFIDKAVEEGFICPNARHIIISATTSKELVKKLEEYVPRHERVASKLSWEIEQLGYPRKIIFRGERKLN